The following coding sequences lie in one Caproicibacterium argilliputei genomic window:
- a CDS encoding aminotransferase class V-fold PLP-dependent enzyme, which produces MIYLDNAATTYPKPPQVTAAVQQAMVRFGANPGRAGHQMSLATAAEVFRAREEAAVLFGAPGPACIAFVMNCTQALNMVIKGAVKPGGHVVTSCLEHNAVMRPLEALREKGVITYTEAQVVPGDSDATLEAFRGALQENTCLCVCTQASNVWGVRLPVERIAALCHVYQVPVCVDCAQSAGVVPISMAESGIDYLCAPGHKGLYGPMGTGVLAALDGTKLDTIFEGGTGTSSESLEQPAEMPERFESGTVNVPGILGLRAGIAFVRRRTPEQIYRHESELVCSLYDRLKASGRVTLYTPRPEMPNFVPLLSFNIPGKGCEEVAAALDHRGFAVRAGLHCAPRAHAFYGTLGCGTVRVCPSAFTTKAQMNAFAAAVLQLAEKQLFVRAANSFAEK; this is translated from the coding sequence ATGATTTATCTGGACAATGCCGCAACCACTTACCCCAAACCGCCGCAGGTGACAGCGGCGGTGCAGCAGGCGATGGTACGCTTCGGTGCCAATCCCGGCAGAGCCGGGCACCAAATGAGCCTTGCCACTGCGGCGGAAGTTTTTCGTGCCAGAGAAGAAGCCGCCGTTCTGTTTGGGGCGCCGGGACCAGCGTGTATCGCGTTTGTCATGAACTGCACGCAGGCGCTCAATATGGTCATCAAGGGTGCGGTGAAGCCGGGCGGTCATGTGGTGACTTCCTGTTTGGAGCACAATGCGGTGATGCGCCCATTGGAGGCACTGCGGGAAAAGGGCGTGATTACCTACACGGAGGCGCAGGTTGTGCCGGGCGACAGTGACGCGACACTGGAGGCGTTCCGTGGCGCTCTGCAGGAAAATACGTGTTTGTGCGTCTGCACGCAGGCTTCTAACGTCTGGGGCGTGCGCCTGCCGGTGGAGCGTATCGCGGCGCTCTGCCACGTTTATCAGGTGCCGGTTTGTGTGGACTGCGCCCAGTCTGCGGGGGTGGTGCCGATTTCCATGGCGGAAAGCGGCATTGATTATTTGTGCGCACCGGGGCACAAAGGGCTGTATGGCCCCATGGGCACCGGGGTGCTGGCGGCACTGGACGGCACAAAACTTGACACGATTTTTGAGGGCGGTACCGGCACCTCTTCGGAAAGCCTGGAGCAGCCGGCGGAGATGCCGGAACGCTTTGAAAGCGGTACAGTCAATGTGCCGGGGATTCTCGGTCTGCGCGCAGGCATTGCCTTTGTGCGGCGGAGAACGCCGGAGCAAATTTACCGGCATGAAAGCGAACTGGTCTGCTCGCTGTATGACCGGCTGAAGGCTTCCGGGCGGGTAACCCTGTATACGCCGCGTCCGGAGATGCCGAATTTTGTGCCGCTTTTGTCATTTAACATTCCGGGCAAAGGCTGCGAAGAAGTTGCCGCCGCGCTGGACCATCGGGGTTTTGCCGTGCGCGCGGGTCTGCACTGCGCACCGCGCGCACACGCATTTTACGGCACGCTGGGCTGCGGCACGGTGCGTGTCTGCCCCTCGGCGTTTACCACCAAAGCGCAGATGAATGCGTTTGCGGCAGCGGTGCTGCAGCTTGCGGAAAAGCAGCTTTTTGTAAGAGCAGCTAACTCTTTTGCAGAAAAGTAA
- a CDS encoding DUF3343 domain-containing protein, producing MGQQLIIVGSITYAMRSRELLFSYGIRAYVERLPRTPEIPGCGYGVFVPKRTDEAEQILRSAGIRVLGRRERVGGR from the coding sequence GTGGGTCAGCAGCTGATTATCGTCGGCTCAATCACCTACGCGATGAGGAGCCGGGAATTGCTTTTTTCGTACGGAATCAGAGCTTATGTGGAGCGGCTGCCGCGCACGCCGGAGATTCCCGGGTGCGGATACGGTGTTTTTGTTCCAAAACGAACAGATGAGGCCGAGCAGATTCTGCGCAGTGCGGGAATCCGTGTGCTTGGACGCAGAGAGCGGGTGGGCGGCAGATGA
- the ispF gene encoding 2-C-methyl-D-erythritol 2,4-cyclodiphosphate synthase codes for MRIGHGYDVHRLVEGRRLVLGGVEIPYEKGLLGHSDADVLTHAVCDALLGAAALGDIGCLFPDSDPAYSGADSLLLLQEVCARVRAAGFAIANLDATVLCQQPKLRQHIACMREKLAAACGVAVSQVSVKATTEEGLGFTGTGEGIAAHAVCLLQ; via the coding sequence ATGCGTATTGGGCACGGCTATGATGTCCATCGGCTGGTTGAAGGCCGCAGGCTGGTTCTCGGCGGTGTGGAAATTCCGTATGAAAAGGGACTGCTGGGGCACTCGGATGCAGATGTGCTGACGCACGCGGTCTGCGATGCGCTGCTTGGCGCCGCCGCACTGGGCGACATCGGCTGCCTGTTTCCGGACAGCGATCCGGCATACAGCGGCGCGGACAGCCTGCTGCTTCTGCAGGAGGTTTGTGCGCGTGTGCGCGCTGCCGGCTTTGCAATTGCGAACCTCGACGCCACAGTGCTGTGCCAGCAGCCAAAGCTGCGGCAGCACATCGCGTGTATGCGTGAAAAGCTGGCAGCGGCGTGCGGCGTGGCAGTTTCGCAGGTCAGTGTCAAGGCCACCACAGAAGAGGGGCTGGGCTTTACCGGCACCGGCGAAGGCATCGCCGCGCATGCGGTCTGCCTGCTGCAGTGA
- the ispD gene encoding 2-C-methyl-D-erythritol 4-phosphate cytidylyltransferase, translating into MECCALILAAGASTRMGRPKQELPLRGVPALVYTLRAFEQTPCVQATVLVCPPGQQAHYCLLAQRYRCAEKLRAVVPGGETRQQSAAAGARAAGDCDFLAVHDGARVLVTPEEITRVVRDAQQYGAAALAVPVKDTVKVTNADGFVDHTPERSTLWAVQTPQVFAAQQYLSLLEAAEGDFTDDCQLFERAGQPVHLCRGSYTNLKLTTPEDIPAAEVILKARER; encoded by the coding sequence ATGGAATGCTGTGCGCTGATTCTCGCGGCAGGGGCTTCTACCCGCATGGGAAGGCCGAAGCAGGAATTGCCCCTGCGCGGCGTTCCTGCATTGGTTTACACCCTGCGCGCGTTTGAGCAGACGCCGTGTGTACAGGCGACCGTGCTGGTTTGTCCGCCGGGGCAGCAGGCGCATTACTGCCTGCTGGCACAGCGGTACCGCTGCGCGGAAAAGCTGCGCGCGGTGGTGCCCGGCGGCGAAACCCGTCAGCAGTCCGCCGCTGCGGGTGCCCGTGCCGCCGGTGACTGCGACTTTCTTGCGGTGCACGACGGTGCGCGTGTATTGGTGACACCGGAGGAAATCACCCGCGTAGTGCGGGACGCGCAGCAGTATGGCGCGGCGGCGCTTGCCGTGCCGGTTAAGGATACGGTGAAGGTTACAAACGCAGACGGCTTTGTAGACCATACACCGGAGCGCAGTACCCTTTGGGCGGTGCAGACGCCGCAGGTGTTTGCGGCACAGCAGTATCTCAGCCTGCTGGAAGCGGCGGAGGGCGACTTTACAGATGACTGCCAGCTGTTTGAACGGGCAGGGCAGCCGGTGCATTTGTGCCGGGGCAGCTATACTAACCTCAAGTTGACAACCCCGGAGGATATCCCCGCGGCAGAGGTGATTTTAAAGGCAAGGGAGCGGTAA
- a CDS encoding HAD family hydrolase, with amino-acid sequence MQVQYAIFDMDGTLLDSMYVWDTVGETVLRRHGIAAPDDLRETMRDKTVEEVARYFRALGAQASAEQLIREINDVPYEKYLREVQPKPGAEAFLRRLHRQGTPMCVVSSTDAASIRAAFDRLHLTELFDFLLSTSDFGSGKDKPEIFRAAARRLGGKPEKTVVFEDALYAVRTAKAAGFPVVALEDRRAAAEKPELERLADVYLPDLRAFPWEEDAAWNAVR; translated from the coding sequence ATGCAGGTTCAGTACGCAATTTTTGACATGGACGGTACCCTGCTGGACTCCATGTATGTTTGGGATACCGTGGGAGAAACGGTTCTGCGGCGGCACGGAATCGCCGCGCCGGACGACCTGCGGGAAACCATGCGGGACAAAACGGTGGAGGAGGTGGCACGTTATTTCCGCGCGCTGGGGGCGCAGGCATCTGCAGAGCAACTGATTCGGGAGATCAACGATGTGCCGTATGAAAAGTATCTGCGGGAAGTGCAGCCGAAACCCGGTGCGGAGGCATTTTTGCGGCGCCTGCACCGGCAGGGAACACCGATGTGCGTGGTTTCCAGTACGGATGCTGCCAGTATCCGCGCGGCGTTTGACCGGCTGCACCTGACGGAACTGTTCGACTTTTTGCTTTCCACCAGCGATTTTGGCAGCGGCAAGGACAAGCCGGAGATTTTTCGGGCGGCGGCGCGCCGACTCGGTGGCAAGCCGGAGAAAACGGTGGTGTTTGAGGATGCGCTGTATGCGGTGCGCACTGCAAAAGCGGCGGGCTTTCCGGTGGTTGCGCTGGAAGACCGGCGGGCGGCGGCGGAAAAGCCGGAACTGGAGCGTCTGGCGGATGTGTATCTGCCGGATTTGCGTGCCTTTCCATGGGAGGAGGATGCGGCATGGAATGCTGTGCGCTGA
- a CDS encoding alpha/beta hydrolase — protein sequence MITEKIALAEKFPVLAGLGSSAVLYTYVRGSSEEISPSRTWPAMLVCPGGGYCMTSDREAEPVALEFAARGFQCFVLRYTCAPARYPLALQEAAAAMAYIHQESARYCVDTSRIAVMGFSAGGHLAASLSLFWDAPEVCGPLSLQAAQTRPDALCLGYPVITSGTYAHRGSFENLLGEKSSAELLHRLSLENSVRPDMPPVFLWHTADDDCVPVENSLFFALALRKAEVPFELHIYPHGSHGLSLSTMQTQVRDRSIPLLVPEVAGWTALCSAWLARTLPGGTDPKD from the coding sequence TTGATTACTGAAAAAATTGCACTGGCAGAAAAATTCCCCGTGCTCGCGGGTCTGGGCAGCAGCGCTGTGCTGTATACCTATGTACGCGGAAGTTCCGAGGAAATCAGTCCCAGCCGCACCTGGCCCGCCATGCTGGTCTGCCCCGGCGGCGGCTACTGCATGACCTCTGACCGGGAGGCGGAGCCGGTCGCGCTGGAGTTCGCCGCCCGCGGTTTCCAATGCTTTGTGCTGCGCTACACCTGCGCCCCGGCGCGCTATCCGCTTGCTCTGCAGGAGGCTGCCGCCGCCATGGCATACATTCACCAGGAAAGCGCACGTTACTGCGTCGACACCAGCCGCATCGCAGTCATGGGCTTTTCCGCAGGCGGCCATCTGGCAGCCTCCCTGTCCCTGTTCTGGGACGCGCCGGAGGTCTGCGGTCCGCTTTCCCTGCAGGCGGCGCAAACCCGCCCGGACGCGCTCTGCTTAGGCTATCCGGTCATCACCAGCGGAACCTACGCACACCGCGGTTCCTTTGAAAATCTGCTGGGCGAAAAGTCCTCTGCGGAGCTTCTGCACCGACTGTCACTGGAAAACAGCGTGCGCCCGGATATGCCGCCCGTATTTTTGTGGCACACTGCCGACGACGACTGCGTGCCGGTGGAAAACTCCCTGTTCTTCGCGCTTGCCCTGCGCAAAGCAGAGGTGCCGTTTGAACTGCACATCTACCCGCACGGCAGCCACGGACTTTCCCTTTCGACCATGCAGACGCAGGTGCGCGACCGCTCCATTCCGCTTCTGGTGCCGGAGGTTGCGGGCTGGACCGCGCTGTGCAGCGCATGGCTTGCACGCACACTGCCCGGCGGCACAGACCCGAAGGACTGA
- a CDS encoding glycoside hydrolase family 25 protein, protein MNPLIGFFRSKKRRNRLLLVSGAVVLLAALLTVLLHACAAEQTDTTPAIPSNELLINDLYEGKKLIPKYSIAKNTYVNSKFSKKNGLLSYADKNAVRGIDVSEWQGNINWKKVKAAGIDFAIVRVGYRGQTVGKIFADKKFQQNMTGASAAGVELGVYFYSQAVTKAEAEEEAAYVLQKIAPYKLKWPVAFDWEPGEAANGTATGSTRTDPVTPTQVTQFVKAFCSKIQAYGYQPCFYTNKNMGYATFNLKALEAYPMWYAEYQDLPSFYYHFDLWQYASKGKVNGISNTVDLNIAFRHFS, encoded by the coding sequence ATGAATCCATTGATCGGATTTTTCCGCTCGAAAAAACGCAGAAACCGTTTACTGCTGGTGTCCGGTGCGGTGGTGCTACTGGCAGCGCTGCTGACCGTTCTGCTGCACGCCTGCGCGGCAGAACAGACCGACACCACACCGGCGATTCCCAGCAACGAGCTTCTGATTAACGATTTGTACGAGGGAAAAAAGCTGATACCTAAATATTCGATTGCGAAAAACACCTATGTGAACAGCAAGTTTTCCAAGAAAAATGGTCTGCTGTCTTATGCTGACAAAAATGCGGTTCGGGGCATTGACGTTTCCGAGTGGCAGGGAAACATCAACTGGAAAAAGGTCAAGGCCGCCGGCATTGACTTTGCAATTGTCCGTGTCGGCTACCGCGGACAGACCGTCGGCAAAATCTTTGCGGACAAAAAGTTCCAGCAAAACATGACCGGTGCCAGTGCGGCCGGCGTGGAACTGGGCGTGTATTTTTACTCGCAGGCTGTTACCAAGGCGGAGGCCGAGGAGGAGGCCGCCTATGTTCTGCAGAAGATTGCTCCTTATAAGCTCAAATGGCCGGTTGCATTTGACTGGGAGCCCGGTGAGGCGGCAAATGGCACCGCCACCGGTTCCACGCGCACCGACCCGGTTACACCGACGCAGGTCACGCAGTTTGTCAAAGCGTTCTGCAGCAAGATTCAGGCGTACGGGTACCAGCCGTGTTTTTATACCAATAAAAATATGGGGTACGCCACCTTCAATCTGAAAGCTTTGGAAGCGTACCCCATGTGGTATGCCGAGTATCAAGATCTGCCCAGCTTTTATTATCATTTTGACCTTTGGCAATATGCCTCCAAAGGCAAGGTGAACGGAATCAGCAATACGGTGGATTTAAACATCGCCTTCCGCCATTTTTCCTGA
- the nadC gene encoding carboxylating nicotinate-nucleotide diphosphorylase, with protein MNPVTQSLQADRLLLQALQEDIPVEDVTTNAVLPEATRGQADLLCKQDGILAGMDVFRRVFELLDASAQVTAFFADGDSVHKGDRLAVVCGDLRAILSGERTALNYLQRMSGIATYTRAVADLLRGSRTRLLDTRKTTPNMRLFEKYAVRVGGACSHRVNLSDGVLLKDNHISAAGGVRQAVQRARAYAPFVRKIEVEVENLEMVRQALEAGADIIMLDNMTPTEMREAVRLIHGRALTECSGNITKETVGQILDIGVDYVSSGALTHSAPILDLSLKNLHETA; from the coding sequence ATGAATCCGGTAACCCAAAGCCTGCAGGCAGACCGTCTGCTGCTGCAGGCCCTGCAGGAGGATATTCCCGTTGAAGACGTTACTACCAATGCGGTGCTGCCGGAAGCAACGCGGGGGCAGGCGGATCTGCTCTGCAAGCAGGACGGGATTTTGGCGGGCATGGATGTGTTTCGCAGGGTGTTTGAGCTGCTGGATGCTTCCGCACAGGTCACCGCCTTTTTTGCGGATGGGGATTCTGTACACAAAGGGGACCGGCTGGCGGTGGTCTGCGGGGATCTGCGTGCCATCCTTTCCGGTGAGCGCACCGCACTGAATTACCTGCAGCGCATGAGTGGAATTGCCACCTACACCCGCGCCGTGGCAGACTTGCTGCGCGGCAGCCGCACCCGGCTGCTGGATACCCGCAAAACCACACCGAATATGCGCCTTTTTGAAAAATATGCGGTGCGTGTGGGCGGCGCGTGCAGTCACCGCGTCAATCTTTCCGACGGCGTTCTGCTGAAAGACAACCATATCAGCGCGGCGGGCGGCGTTCGGCAGGCGGTTCAGCGGGCGCGCGCTTATGCGCCGTTTGTGCGCAAAATAGAAGTCGAGGTGGAAAACCTGGAGATGGTGCGGCAGGCACTGGAAGCCGGCGCCGACATCATCATGCTGGACAATATGACGCCCACCGAAATGCGCGAAGCTGTCCGGCTGATTCACGGACGTGCGCTGACGGAGTGTTCCGGCAACATTACCAAAGAAACAGTGGGACAAATTTTGGACATCGGCGTGGACTATGTTTCAAGCGGCGCGCTGACGCATTCTGCACCGATTCTGGATCTTTCCCTGAAAAACCTGCACGAAACCGCATAA
- a CDS encoding L-aspartate oxidase: MRNGKTEWDVLLVGTGVSGLFCALHLPASMRVLLITKAELDESDSFLAQGGICVLRNDADYAAYFADTLRAGHYENRRDSVELMIRSSQHVIRELACFGVDFARRNGELLFTREGAHSAPRILYHDDCTGKEITQKLLAEAQKRPNLKILTHTTLVDLLCTGNRCRGAVLQTANGTLLPLYAADVVLATGGVGGVYEHSTNFPHLTGDALALALKHGVRLENPDYVQIHPTTLYSDKPGRSFLISESVRGEGAVLLDKNGRRFTKELLPRDLLTQEIYRQMKKDKTRHVWLSMQTVHCPNPEKRFPTIWTRCLEEGINPRVDWIPVVPAQHYFMGGIQVNLSSRTTMEHLYAVGETACNGVHGANRLASNSLLESLVFAERAAADIRLHSHADALAEPVSVDWDAYRNLPQYFAEQIAAVQAEIARQKERRGHR; the protein is encoded by the coding sequence ATGAGAAACGGAAAAACGGAATGGGACGTGCTGCTTGTAGGCACCGGCGTTTCCGGCTTATTCTGTGCGCTTCATCTGCCTGCTTCCATGCGGGTTCTGCTGATTACCAAGGCGGAACTGGACGAGAGCGATTCTTTTCTGGCGCAGGGCGGCATCTGTGTGCTGCGAAACGATGCGGACTACGCGGCGTATTTTGCGGACACCCTGCGTGCGGGGCATTACGAAAACCGGCGCGACTCTGTGGAACTCATGATTCGTTCGTCGCAGCACGTGATTCGGGAGCTTGCCTGCTTTGGTGTGGACTTTGCCCGCAGGAATGGAGAACTGCTGTTCACGCGGGAGGGTGCGCACTCCGCGCCGCGGATTCTGTATCACGACGACTGTACGGGCAAGGAAATCACGCAGAAACTCCTTGCAGAAGCGCAGAAGCGGCCGAACCTCAAAATTTTGACGCATACCACGCTGGTGGATCTGCTCTGTACAGGAAACCGCTGCCGCGGCGCGGTTTTGCAGACTGCGAATGGAACGCTCCTGCCGCTGTACGCGGCGGATGTGGTGTTGGCTACCGGCGGTGTCGGCGGCGTGTACGAGCATTCCACCAATTTTCCGCATCTGACCGGCGACGCGCTGGCACTTGCCCTGAAACACGGTGTCCGGCTGGAAAATCCGGACTATGTGCAAATCCATCCGACAACGCTGTATTCCGACAAACCGGGGCGCAGTTTCCTGATTTCGGAGTCTGTGCGCGGCGAGGGCGCGGTGCTGTTGGACAAAAACGGGCGCCGCTTTACCAAGGAACTTTTGCCGCGTGACTTGCTGACGCAGGAGATTTACCGGCAGATGAAAAAGGACAAAACCCGCCACGTGTGGCTTTCCATGCAGACGGTGCACTGCCCAAATCCGGAAAAGCGTTTTCCAACCATTTGGACGCGCTGTCTGGAAGAGGGCATTAACCCGCGCGTGGACTGGATTCCGGTGGTGCCGGCACAGCACTATTTTATGGGCGGCATTCAGGTGAACCTTTCCAGCCGCACAACGATGGAGCATCTTTATGCGGTGGGGGAAACAGCCTGCAACGGGGTGCACGGCGCCAATCGGCTTGCAAGCAATTCCCTGCTGGAAAGCCTGGTCTTTGCAGAACGTGCCGCGGCAGATATTCGCCTGCATTCTCATGCGGATGCGCTGGCGGAGCCTGTTTCGGTGGATTGGGACGCGTACCGGAATCTGCCGCAGTATTTTGCCGAACAGATTGCCGCGGTGCAGGCGGAAATCGCGCGGCAGAAAGAAAGGAGAGGACACAGATGA